From one Deinococcus aetherius genomic stretch:
- a CDS encoding glycosyltransferase, with translation MTPPRVLWVTTAARGGIAGYVAALRATPLFTRWRVETVVTHDDGPARRRLALFASGTAHLVRRCLTARPRIVHLHSAAYGSFARKGLLLWVARLVFRVPTVLHLHAGEFADFYARCPRPLRPLVRATLTRADRVVTLSPSLARAVTAIAPGARVTSVPNGVAVGPAPHRPDRPPRILFLGLLIERKNPLGLLRAWARIGRPPEARLLLAGDGPQRAAVEALVAELGLSQSVELLGWVDAERGTRLLEETDVLVLPSFFEGQPLALMEGMARGVAIVTTGVGGIPDMIEDGASGLLVPPGDDAALAAALGSVLEDPGLRRRLGDAAYERARQEFNIEHTWRRLDALYGELTARSGDSAPRSRFARARRWFS, from the coding sequence ATGACCCCGCCCCGGGTCCTGTGGGTGACGACCGCCGCGCGGGGAGGCATCGCCGGGTACGTCGCCGCGTTGCGCGCCACCCCGCTTTTCACCCGCTGGCGGGTCGAGACTGTGGTCACCCACGACGACGGTCCGGCGCGGCGACGGCTCGCCCTCTTCGCCTCCGGCACCGCCCACCTCGTCCGGCGCTGTCTCACGGCCCGCCCGCGCATCGTGCACCTGCACTCCGCCGCGTACGGCAGTTTCGCCCGCAAGGGGCTGCTGCTGTGGGTGGCCCGGCTCGTGTTCCGCGTCCCCACGGTGCTGCACCTGCACGCGGGGGAGTTCGCCGACTTCTACGCCCGCTGCCCGCGCCCCCTGCGGCCCCTCGTGCGCGCCACCCTGACCCGCGCCGACCGGGTGGTCACCCTCTCGCCCTCCCTGGCCCGCGCCGTGACGGCCATCGCGCCCGGCGCGCGGGTGACCTCCGTCCCCAACGGCGTCGCGGTCGGCCCCGCGCCGCACCGCCCCGACCGGCCGCCCCGGATCCTGTTCCTGGGTCTGCTGATCGAGCGCAAGAATCCCCTCGGCCTGCTGCGTGCCTGGGCGCGGATCGGGCGCCCGCCCGAAGCGCGGCTCCTGCTGGCCGGCGACGGCCCCCAGAGAGCCGCCGTGGAGGCCCTCGTCGCCGAGCTGGGCCTCTCGCAGAGCGTGGAACTCCTCGGCTGGGTCGACGCCGAGCGGGGGACGCGGCTTCTGGAGGAGACGGACGTCCTCGTGCTGCCCTCCTTTTTCGAGGGGCAGCCCCTCGCCCTGATGGAGGGGATGGCGCGCGGAGTCGCCATCGTGACGACGGGCGTGGGCGGCATTCCCGACATGATCGAGGACGGCGCCAGCGGTCTGCTCGTCCCGCCCGGGGACGACGCGGCCCTCGCCGCCGCCCTCGGCTCCGTCCTGGAGGACCCGGGCCTCCGGCGGCGGCTGGGAGACGCCGCCTACGAGCGGGCACGACAGGAATTCAACATCGAGCACACCTGGCGCCGTCTCGACGCCCTGTACGGTGAACTCACGGCCAGGTCGGGCGACTCGGCCCCCCGAAGCCGGTTCGCCCGGGCCCGTCGCTGGTTCTCGTGA
- a CDS encoding GH1 family beta-glucosidase, whose translation MTITRNDFPDGFVFGVATSSYQIEGAAREDGRGPSIWDTFCREPGRIRDASNGDVACDHYHRWPGDLDLIRGLGADAYRFSVAWPRIQPDGKGRVNSAGLDFYERLVDGMLERGLEPHATLYHWDLPQALQDAGGWVSRDTAFHFAEYAHVVAGRLGDRVVSYATLNEPWCSSILSYQIGEHAPGLRDRRLALAAAHHLLLGHGEAVAAMRGLVREAGLGIVLNLQPAYPASDRGEDVAAARLADGTFNRWFLDPLLRAEYPEDIWEAYGADVPEVQPGDLARIAQPTDFLGVNYYSRSVNGASGNVRPAGSSYTQMGWEVYPQGLTDLLVRLKGDYPDLPPLFITENGAAYPDEPSGDRVHDPERVRYFQAHLEAVARAARQGVDVRGYFAWSLMDNFEWAYGYTRRFGLVYVDYETQARVLKDSARWYRALLTGQPSDVPVAADD comes from the coding sequence ATGACGATCACCCGCAACGACTTTCCCGACGGCTTCGTATTCGGCGTCGCCACATCCTCCTACCAGATCGAGGGGGCCGCCCGCGAGGACGGTCGCGGGCCCAGCATCTGGGACACCTTCTGCCGGGAACCGGGCCGCATTCGGGACGCCTCGAACGGGGACGTGGCTTGCGACCACTACCACCGCTGGCCGGGTGACCTCGACCTGATCCGGGGCCTGGGCGCGGACGCCTACCGCTTCTCGGTCGCCTGGCCGCGCATCCAGCCGGACGGGAAGGGCCGGGTCAATTCGGCAGGCCTCGACTTCTACGAGCGTCTGGTGGACGGGATGCTGGAACGCGGCCTGGAGCCCCACGCGACCCTCTACCACTGGGACCTCCCGCAGGCCCTCCAGGACGCGGGCGGCTGGGTCAGCCGGGACACCGCGTTCCACTTCGCGGAGTACGCCCACGTCGTCGCCGGGCGCCTGGGGGACCGCGTAGTGAGCTACGCGACCCTGAACGAGCCGTGGTGCTCCTCCATCCTCAGCTATCAGATCGGCGAACACGCGCCGGGATTGCGGGACCGCAGGCTCGCGCTGGCCGCCGCGCACCACCTGCTGCTCGGGCACGGGGAGGCGGTGGCGGCGATGCGAGGCCTCGTGCGGGAGGCGGGGCTCGGCATCGTCCTCAACCTCCAACCGGCCTACCCCGCCTCGGACCGAGGAGAGGACGTGGCCGCCGCCCGCCTCGCCGACGGGACCTTCAACCGCTGGTTCCTCGACCCCCTCCTGCGGGCGGAGTACCCCGAGGACATCTGGGAGGCGTACGGCGCCGACGTGCCCGAGGTTCAGCCCGGTGACCTCGCCCGCATTGCCCAGCCCACCGACTTCCTGGGGGTGAACTACTACAGCCGCAGCGTGAACGGGGCGAGCGGGAACGTCCGGCCCGCCGGGTCGAGCTACACGCAGATGGGCTGGGAGGTGTACCCGCAGGGCCTGACCGACCTGCTCGTGCGCCTGAAAGGGGACTACCCCGACCTCCCGCCCCTGTTCATCACGGAGAACGGCGCCGCGTACCCGGATGAACCCAGCGGCGACCGGGTGCACGACCCGGAGCGCGTGAGGTACTTCCAGGCCCACCTGGAGGCGGTGGCCCGGGCCGCCCGGCAGGGGGTGGACGTTCGCGGGTACTTCGCCTGGAGCCTGATGGACAACTTCGAGTGGGCCTACGGGTACACCCGCCGCTTCGGCCTGGTGTACGTGGATTACGAGACACAGGCGCGCGTTCTCAAGGACAGCGCCCGCTGGTACCGCGCGCTCCTCACCGGCCAGCCCAGCGACGTGCCCGTCGCGGCCGACGACTGA